DNA from Metabacillus flavus:
TAACCCGAAAATTATTAACTCCCGCGGTGAACAGACTGGACCGGAAGGATGCTTGAGCTTCCCGGGACTGTTTGGTGAAGTAAAACGCGCGGATTATGTGAAAGTGCATGCGCTCAATCGAAAAGGCAAACCTTTTACTGTGGAAGCAGACGGTTTTTTGGCAAGAGCCCTTCAGCATGAAATTGACCATCTGGATGGCACTCTTTTTACCACAAAAGTTCTTCGATACTATGAAGATGGAGAGCTCGAGGAAATGGAAGGATGAACGAAATGACAAGAATCGTATTCATGGGAACTCCTGATTTTTCTGTTCCTGTTCTAAGAAGGCTCGTAGATGAAGGGTACAATGTGGTCGGTGTAGTAACCCAGCCGGACCGTCCAAAAGGCCGCAAAAAAGAACTGACACCGCCCCCGGTCAAAACGGAGGCGCTAAAGCATGGTATTGAGGTTTTGCAGCCGGAGAAAATCCGCCATCAAAAGGATCTCGACCAAGTGCTGGCATTAAAACCTGATCTGGTTGTAACGGCGGCATTCGGACAAATTCTGCCGAATGAGCTGCTGGAAGCGCCAAAGCACGGCTGCATCAACGTCCATGCTTCCCTGCTCCCGGAACTTCGCGGCGGTGCACCGATTCATTACTCCATTTTACAGGGGAAAGAAAAAACAGGAATTACCATTATGTACATGGCCGAAAAACTTGATGCCGGGGATATCCTGACACAAGCAGAGGTTGTCATTACAGAAGAAGATAACGTCGGTACTTTGCATGATAAACTAAGCAAAGCGGGAACAGAACTTTTATCCGAAACCCTTCCAATGCTTCTCGAAGGCAAACTTAAGCCGATTAAGCAAAACGATTCAAAGGCCACCTTTGCTTCCAATATTAAGCGTGAACAGGAAAAGATCGACTGGACGAGAACAGGTGAAGAAATTTACAACCATATTCGCGGGTTAAATCCCTGGCCGGTTGCTTTCACCACTTTGGAGGGCCAAACGGTGAAAATTTGGCGGGGAGAAAAAATAAAAAGTTCGAATCCATCTGAACCAGGCACGGTCATTGGGGTTGACTCTGACGGTTTTGTTGTGGCTTCAGGAAACGGCACTGCCATTAAAATAGTCGAACTTCAGCCGTCAGGCAAGAAAAAAATGAGCGGGGAAGACTTTTTGCGCGGCAGCCAGATTACTCCCGGAACGAAACTTGGTGAATAAATGAAAACAGCAAATGTAAGAGAATTAGCCGTAGAAGCATTGATTGCCATTGAGAAGAATCAGGCATACAGCAATCTTCTGCTCAATACCACAATTCAGAAAAGTAATTTGTCACCTAAAGACGTGTCCTTATTCACAGAGCTTGTATACGGAACACTCCAAAGGAAAATGACGCTTGATTATTATTTAGAGCCTTTCATCTCCAAAGCAAAAAAAATGGAATTATGGGTACGGATTTTGCTTAGAATGTCCCTTTATCAAATGGAGTACCTTGACCGCATCCCAGAAAGAGCGATCTTTTTTGAAGCAGTCGAAATCTCCAAAAAGAAAGGGCATAAAGGCATTGCCGGGTTTGTAAATGGGGTCCTTCGCGCTGTTCAAAGAGAGGGCGTGCCTTCACTGAATGAAATAGAAGATCCCATTGAGCGTTTGGCGCTTGAAACCAGCCATCCGGTCTGGCTGGTGGAAAAATGGGCAGATCAGTATGGATTGGATAACACACGAAAAATGTGCGAAGTGCATCTTAAGCCGCCTGTCGCTTCAGCGAGGGTCAACCGAATGCATCTTACAGTTGAAGAGGCCGTTGAAGGTCTTCTAGAAGAATCTTTCGACGCTGCAAAAGGAGTTCTTTCAGAGGATGCGGTTATCCTGAAAAAAGGCAACGTATCAAAAAGCAGCCTGTTTAAAGCAGGAAAGCTGTCCATTCAGGATGAAAGCTCCATGCTTACAGCAAGAGCCGTGAATCCAGTAAAAAATGATGCAGTGCTTGATGCATGTGCTGCGCCTGGAGGAAAGTCATTGCATATGGCTGAAATGATGGAGGGCACAGGTGAGGTTGTTTCTCTTGATCTTCACAAACATAAAGTGAAACTAATTGAGGAACAGGCTAATCGGGCAGGCCTTATCAACATTTCTCCTCAGGTCATGGATGCAAGGGAGGCTCCACTAAAACTCAATGGAGTCAAGTTTGACAAAATTCTTGTAGATGCCCCTTGCTCAGGATTTGGTGTAATCCGAAGAAAACCGGATATAAAATATGCAAAAAATGCCGATGATGTTATCAGACTGTCTGCCATTCAGCAGGAGCTGCTGGATTCGGCTTCGCGTTTGCTTAAAAAAGGTGGTACACTTGTCTATAGTACGTGTACGATCGATAAGGAAGAAAACGAAGAGGTTATCGCTGATTTCCTTGCGTCCCACCCAGATTTTGAAGAAGATGATTCCTTAAAACAGTTCCTTCCGGAGAAGGTTCACCCATATATCAACGGCGGAAAGCTGCAAATTCTTCCGCATTATTTTGAAACAGATGGATTTTTCATCACGAGATTAAAAAAGAAGGTGTAGTCATTGAATAAAACAACAGCATTACAAGGAAAAAATGCATTAACAGCTGCCAAGCCGTCTATCTATTCACTTGAGCTCCATGAAATTAAAACATGGCTGGAGGAGAATGGGGAGAAAGGTTTTCGTGCACAGCAAATTTTTGACTGGCTTTTCATAAAAAGAGTCACCTCTTTTGAAGAGATGTCCAACCTGTCAAAAGAACTTCGCCAAAAACTGGAACAGCAATTCACATTGACAACGTTAAAAACGCTGATCCAGCAAACGTCCGGCGACGGTACGATGAAGTTTCTTTTCGAGCTGCATGATGGCTCTTCTATTGAAACGGTGCTGATGAAGCATGAGTATGGAAACTCCATTTGTGTAACCACTCAAGTTGGCTGCCGGATCGGATGTACGTTCTGCGCATCAACCCTTGGAGGATTAAAAAGAAACCTCGAAGCAGGAGAAATCGTTGCTCAGGTCGTAAAAGTACAGAAGGCTCTTGATGAACTTGGCGAACGCGTAAGCTCTGTCGTCATAATGGGAATCGGCGAACCGTTTGATAACTATGATGCGATGATGTCCTTCCTTAAAATCATCAACCATGATAAAGGATTGAACATTGGAGCACGCCATATTACTGTTTCCACAAGCGGAATTATTCCTAAAATCTACAAATTTGCAGATGAACAGATGCAAATTAACTTTGCCCTTTCCCTGCACGCTCCAAACAATGAAATCAGAAGCCGTCTAATGCCGATCAACAAGGCTTATAAGCTTCCTGATCTTATTGAATCCATCCGTTATTACGTAAACAAAACGGGACGCAGAATCTCATTTGAGTATGGATTATTCGGCGGTGTGAACGATCAGGTGGAGCATGCAGAAGAATTGGCTGACCTTATAAAAGGCATCAAATGCCACGTAAACCTTATTCCAGTGAACTATGTGCCGGAACGTGATTATGTGCGGACACCGAGGGAACAGATTTTTGCTTTTGAAAAAGCACTGAAAGACCGCGGTGTAAACGTAACGATTCGCCGTGAGCAAGGTTCCGATATTGATGCAGCATGCGGGCAGCTAAGGGCGAAGGAGCGGAAAGAAGAGACGAGGTGACCTTTTTTGGAGACTGCTTTTCGATCGGACATAGGAAAAGTCCGTTCTCATAATGAGGATTGTACAGGTATTTTCTTTAATAATGAACAAGCGGCTTTTGCCGTGGTAGCAGACGGAATGGGAGGCCATCTGGCGGGCGATGTAGCAAGCTCGATGGCCGTTTCCGCATTCCGCGGATTATGGGAGGAATCCGAGGGGATTCATACACCGGATGACGCGGAAAAATGGCTGAGCGGAAAGATCGAAGAGGTTAACCGGCTTCTGTTTGATCATGCCCTTAACCATCCTGAATGCAGCGGAATGGGGACGACTTTTGTCGGTGCCATCTGCACCCGTTCTTTTGCAACAATCGGGCATATCGGAGACAGCCGCTGCTATTTGCTGAATGCGAGCGGATTTAAACAGATTACCGAGGATCATTCCCTAGTTAATGAACTTGTCCGGTCAGGAGAAATTACGAAGGAAGATGCTGAACATCATCCCCGTAAAAATGTGCTGATGAGAGCGATGGGCACCGAGCTCAGGGTCCAAGTGGAAATCAAATCCTTTTGCACAGAAGAAGGAGATGCGCTGCTGCTGTGCTCAGATGGACTGTCCAACAAAGTAAGCGAAACTGAAATGGAAAACATCCTCACATCCGGTGCATCTCTAAATCATTCTGCTGAAAAGCTGATTCAGCTTGCGAATGAAAATGGCGGAGAAGATAATATTTCGGTTGCCATGGTCCTTATGCCTTCCGGGGATGGGGAAGGTGATCTTACTTGCTAATCGGAAAGAGAATCAGCGGCCGCTATCGCATTCTTGAAGTGATTGGCGGAGGAGGTATGGCGAATGTATACCTTGCTCAGGACGTGATTCTGGAACGAAAAGTTGCGGTTAAAGTGCTAAGATTTGATTTTGCAAATGATGAGGATTTCATTCGCCGATTCCGGCGTGAGGCACAATCAACGACGAGTCTGGATCATCCGAACATTGTGAGTATATACGATGTAGGGGAAGAAAACGGGATATATTATATCGTCATGGAATATGTGGCGGGTACCACCCTGAAACAATACATACAAAATCATGCTCCTCTTCATCCATCAGAAGCCTTGGATATTATGGTGCAGATTGTATCAGCTATTGAACATGCACATGAGAATTTTATCGTTCACAGAGACATTAAGCCGCACAACATACTGCTGGATCATGATGGAAGTGTGAAGGTTACAGATTTTGGAATCGCGATGGCGCTGAGTTCGGCTACTATTACACATACAAACTCTGTGCTCGGTTCAGTTCACTATCTTTCTCCGGAACAGGCGCGGGGCGGTTTGGCAACGAAAAAATCCGATCTGTATTCGCTTGGAATCGTACTTTACGAAATGCTTACAGGAAGGGTTCCATATGATGGAGAGTCGGCTGTGTCGATTGCCTTAAAGCATTTGCAGTCAGAAACTCCATCACCTGAGCGCTGGAATCCTTCTATTCCGCAGAGCTTGATTAATATCATATTAAAGGCAATGGCAAAGGACCCGTTTCATCGATATGATTCTGCCGAGGAGATGGAAGAGGATTTAAGAACCGCTTTGAATGCGGACAGGCTCAATGAGAAAAGATATGAGATTCCAGTAGATGATGAAGCAACAAAGGCCATTCCCGTCATAACGGATCAATACCTTTCAGATAAAAGTGAAACGATTAATCATTCGCAGCCGCCCGGCAATTCAAATGATGAAGCTAATCAGCATGGAAAACCTAAAAAGCCAAAAAAGAAAAAAAGCAAATTTGCTGTCTTTATCATAACAATTTTTATTATTTTGCTGGCTGCAGGAGTCAGTGCAGTCACCATCGTCCCTTCGCTGCTGCTGCCTGAAGATGTTTCAGTTCCCGATGTTTCAGGAGAAGAATACGGAGATGCGGTAAACACGTTAAGCGAGGCTGGATTCAGGGTGACGGAGAGATCGATGGCAAGTGATGACGTACCCGAAAATCATGTTGTGAAAACAGATCCTGAGAATGGAAAAATGGCTAAGGAAGGCTCCATGGTAACAATCTATCAAAGCACCGGAAAGAAAACGGCTGAGATTGAAGATTTAAAGGGCCGGGACATTGATACTGCAAAAGAATTACTGGAACGAAAAGGTTATGTAAACATAACCGTAGATGAAATTAATGACGACCAGGAGGCCGGGCTTGTAATTGATCAGGAGCCTTCGGCAGGAACAGAAGTCATTCCTTCGGAGGATGAAGTTAAGCTAACGGTCAGCAAGGGGCCGGAGGAAATTTTACTTGAAGATTTAAAGGGATATACTCAGAATGATGTAAACAGCTATACACAGGAAAAAGGACTCCTTCTTAAAGAAAAGGAAGAGTATTCTGATACGGTTCCCGAAGGCCAGGTTATTTCCCAGTCACCGGCAGCCGGAGAAAAACTAAAGCCCGGCGAAAGGCTTGAAGTGATTTTTTCACTTGGTAAAGAGCAGCAGGAAGTAGCAACTGTCTCCAAAGAAATTGAGATTCCGTATGAGCCTGCTGTACCTGGTGAAGAACAGGAAGTTCAAATTTGGATTAATGATGCGGAGCGGTCTTTTTCAGAACCGGAAGCAACCTTTAAAATTAAAGCGCCTGAAAAAAGAACGATTCAATTTAAAATAGCTCCCGGCCAAAATGCTTACTATCAGGTAACCGTTAATAGCCGAATCGTTGATAATGATACGATACCTTATCCAGACTAAAGGAGGGAATGTATGCCGGAAGGAAAGATTGTGAAGGCTTTAGCCGGCTTTTACTATGTATTAGACGGAGAGCGTTTTGTGCAGTGCAGAGGCAGAGGTCTATTCAGAAAGAACAAAGTAACCCCGCTGGTCGGGGATGAAGTGGTTTATCAGGCGGATAATGACCTGGAAGGAACGATTCTGGAGGTCTTGCCCAGAAAAAACGAGCTGGTCAGGCCGCCTATTTCAAACGTGGATCAGGCTATTCTTGTTTTTTCGGCTATCGAGCCTGCCTTCAGCACGCTTTTGCTGGACCGTTTTTTGGTATTGGTTGAAGCGAATGCTATTGAGCCGGTTATATGCATCAGCAAAACAGATTTAATTTCAAATCCCGATCAAAGAGAAGAAATTCTTTCATTTGCCGCGGATTACAAGGAAGCCGGATACCAGGTATTCCAGACTTCCACGGAAAGCATGGATGGTATTGCCGCACTGGGACCGCTGTTCGATAATAAAATATCGGTTTTTGCCGGTCAGTCCGGAGTTGGAAAATCATCATTGCTTAATGCGATTAAACCGGATCTTGCTTTAAAGACAGATGATATTTCGAGTCACCTTGGCCGTGGAAAGCATACAACGAGGCATGTTGAGCTCATTACGATTGATAACGGGCTTGTAGCTGACACGCCAGGATTCAGTTCTCTTGATTTCACTGATATTGAAGCCCAAGAGCTCGGCCAGTGCTTTCCTGAAATGAGGGAGAGGGCTCAGAATTGTAAATTCAGAGGCTGCACACATGTATCAGAGCCAAAGTGTGCCGTGAAAGCCGCTGTTGACAGCGGAGAAATTAAAGATTACAGATATGAGCATTATTTAAGTTTTCTAGAGGAAATTAAAGACAGAAAGCCGAGGTACTGACGTGGTTTATATCGCTCCATCTATTTTATCTGCGGATTTTTCAAAGCTAAAAGAAGAAATTAAGGATGTCGAGCACGGAGGGGCGGACTGGATCCATATCGATGTAATGGACGGCCATTTTGTCCCGAATATTACGATTGGGCCGCTAATTGTGAGAGCAGTGCGGCCTGTCACAGAACTGCCTTTAGACGTGCATTTGATGATTGAGAATCCGGATTCATACATTGATGAGTTTGCTGAAGCGGGAGCAGATTTGATATCCGTTCATGCCGAAGCGTGCACACACCTTCACAGAACCATTCAGCATATCAAATCTAAGGGAGTTAAAGCGGGAGTTGTTCTTAACCCTCATACACCGCTGCATGTCCTTGACTATGTATTAAAGGATTTGGATTATGTATTGCTAATGACGGTTAATCCGGGATTCGGAGGACAGGTATTCATACCGGAGATGCTCGCTAAAATTGAGACATTGTCAGAAAAGATTAAAGCGGCGGGTTTATCTGTACTGATTCAAATCGATGGCGGTGTAAATGCGGGCAATGCGAAGGCCTGCATGGAAGCAGGGGCTGATGTATTGGTTGCCGGCTCAGCTGTCTATGGATTTCCTGACCGGAAAAAAGCGATAAATGATATCAGAAGTGCTACTTGAAGGAATCACCGATAAGGTGATTCCTTTTTCATCATAAAATCAATATAATAATATTATGTAAACTTAAGGGGAGGAATTGGCTTTGAAATACATATACATAGTTGCAGGTGGACCTGAGAGGCTGATACCTGACCTTGCTGCTGCTGTTCACCCTGAAGTATCGTGGGTTGGAGTGGACAGAGGTGTCGTCTATCTCGCTGATCGAGGCATGAAAATGGAAGAAGCGATTGGAGATTTTGATTCGATCTCCGAGCGGGAACGCGAGGATCTTCAAACAAGACATAATGAATTGAAGATTTATCCTTCAGAAAAGGATAAAACGGATACAGAACTTGCACTTGACTGGGCAATCAGCAGGAATCCTGAACGAATCCGCATTTACGGTGCAACCGGGGGCAGACTGGACCATTTTTTTGCGAATATTTACTTATTAATGAAGGAATTTGAATGCTCCATTCCAATTGAGTTAGAGGACCGCTTTAATTTTATCAGGCTTTTGCCGCCTGGAAATCATGAGGTCGAATCAAGCGGGATCTTTCCATATGTGTCGTTTGTCCCTGCTGCTTCAGACGTTGAAGGTCTAACGTTAAAAGGATTTAAATATCCTCTGGAAAATCGTCATATTCCTTTTGGTTCTACACTATGTATTAGTAATGAATTGATTCATCACACCGGTACTGTTTCGTTTAACAGCGGCATATTAATGATGGTAAGAAGCCGTGATGAAACGAATATAAAGTGATGAATGCTAACCATAAGGCCAGCTAGTGCAGGGCCATTTCAAAGATCATTGAAAGGGCTGAGGAGGGAAATTATGAAGTTCTATACGATCAAACTGCCAAAGTTTCTGGGAGGAATAGTTCGGGCAATGCTTGGTTCTTTTAAAAAGGACTCATAAACATACAGGCGGATCCGCTTGTTTTCTAAAGTGCAAATCAGCAGAACGATGCTCTTCAACGGGCATCTTTTTCTTTTGGAACCAAAAAAGAGGAAATGCAGGTGATCCTGCCATTTCCTCTTTGCAGCCGTGAACGGCTATCTTATTGGCGTTCCAATTATACGCGTTCCACTTTACCGGATTTAAGGGCGCGAGCTGAAACGTATACACGTTTTGGCTTCCCGTTAACCAGGATGCGCACTTTTTGAACGTTGGCTCCCCATGTACGCTTGTTAGCGTTCATTGCGTGGGAACGTGTATTGCCAGAGCGGGTTTTTCTGCCTGTAATTACACATTTACGTGCCATAATATTCCCTCCTCACCTTGCAAAACCTCATTTGTAGCAAGCTATCGTTTCATTTCCGTTTGTCTTTTTAAAAAGACGCCCATCTTTGATGATTGCTCATACGGTTTAAAACGTCTCTATTCACGAGATACCTTAATAATTTACCATAATCCCCTTTTGAATTGCAACTATTCTTTGTCAAGTTTTTTTCCTTTGCGGACTTTTCACAATCAGGTTACGAATGGATGTGTTAGGGGAAGGTATAACATGAAGGATGCCGGTACCCTCTCCCTTGCTGATGGGAAATTTAAAAAAGTTCTTTCAAGAAAAACCCCTTGACATACCTGATGATGCTATGCTCTATAATAATAAGAGCCTTTTATGCCGTCCTATACAGCAATTCCTTTAAAATTTGCACGGCCTATAGTAAAATAGCTTTATCATGCGTATGGTCATCTAGACTGTGAACACGCCATCATGCTCATTGAAGGAAATTCATTGACCGAAAAACAAGGGAGGAAATAGCATGTCCATCGAACTTACCACCAAATACGGACAAATCGATATCTCCAATGAAGTAATTGGAACGGTAGCAGGCGGTGCCGCCATTGATTGCTACGGTATTGTAGGAATGGCCTCCAAAAATCAGATTAAAGATGGAATTACAGACATCCTCCGCAAGGAAAATTTCAGCAGGGGTGTCATCGTGCGACAAGCAGAAGACAGCATTCACATCGATATGTATATCATTGTAAGCTACGGAACGAAAATTTCAGAGGTAGCACATAACGTACAGACCAAAGTGAAATATACGCTTGATCACACGGTTGGATTAGCTGTAGACTCAGTAAATATTTTCGTTCAGGGAGTTCGTGTAACGAACCCGTAGTAAGGAGGAAAAATCGTGTCAATCAAAACTTTGGACGGCGAGCGCTTTGCTGAAATGATTTCACAGGGTGCCAGCCATTTATCCAATAATGCCAAAATGGTGGATGCCCTAAATGTTTTTCCGGTTCCAGATGGAGATACAGGCACTAACATGAACCTGTCTATGACATCAGGGGCCAAGGAAGTGCAAAAAAATGTCCAAGCCCATATTGGCAAAGTAGGGACAGCCCTTTCCAGAGGACTGCTTATGGGTGCACGGGGGAATTCGGGCGTCATCCTTTCTCAGCTGTTCAGAGGCTTCTCGAAGTCAATTGAAAGCAAAAGCACGATTACAGCGAAGGATTTTGCACAAGCTCTTCAAACCGGTGTTGATACAGCCTACAAAGCTGTAATGAAGCCTGTAGAGGGGACGATCCTTACTGTAGCAAAAGATGCAGCCAAAAAAGCCGTTTCTGAATCTAAAAATGAAGATGATCTTGTCAAACTGATGGAAGCGATTCTTGACGAAGCAAAGGCTTCATTGAATCGCACCCCCGATTTGCTTCCTGTTTTAAAGGAAGTGGGAGTTGTCGACAGCGGAGGTCAAGGTCTTGTATTAGTATACGAAGGGTTCCTGGCTGAATTGAAAGGCGAGAAAGTACCTGGAACTCCAATGGCACTGCCGTCCATGAATGATCTTGTCAGTGCGGAACACCATAAGAATGTTCACGCTCATATTAATACGGAAGACATTGAGTTCGGATACTGCACAGAGTTCATGGTTCGCTTTGAAGAGGGCAAGAAAGTCTTTTCTGAGGATCAGTTCCGCAATGATTTAAGTGAATTCGGAGATTCATTGCTCGTGATATCTGACGATGAGGTAGCGAAAATACATATTCATGCAGAGCACCCTGGCGAGGTGCTGTCATATGGACAAAAGTATGGAAGCCTGATCAGCATGAAGATTGAAAACATGCGTGAACAGCATAGCAGTCTTGTCGGTGAATCAGCTAAATCTCAGCCTGCCCAGAAGAAAAAGCAGAAGGAAAAATACGGCATCATCACCGTTACTATGGGTTCAGGAATTGCCGAATTGTTTAAAAGCATAGGCGCCCATGAAGTCATAGAAGGCGGCCAGACGATGAATCCAAGTACAGAAGATATCGTTTCTGCGATTGAAAAAGTGAATGCAGAAAACATTATCATCCTTCCGAACAATTCAAATATTGTGATGGCAGCCCGCCAGGCCGCATCAGTTGTTGAAGAGAATGTGCTGGTTATCCCTTCTAAAACCGTTCCTCAAGGGATGTCTGCTCTGCTTGCTTTCAATCCAGGCGTTAAACCTGAGGAAAACGAAGAAGTTATGACTGAAGCTCTCGGAAATGTAAAATCAGGTCAGGTAACATATGCCGTTCGCGACACTCAAATTGACGGCATGGATATTTCCAAAAATGATTTTATGGGTATTCTGAACGGAAAGATCGTGACGAAGGACAAAGTGCAAGTTCAGGCTGCTGTTAAGCTTCTTAAAGAAATGATCAATGATGAAGATGACATCTTGACCATTCTTTATGGAAGTGAATCAAGCGAAGAAGAAGTAAGCGAGCTTGTAAAGCAAATTGAAACGATGTTCAGCGACATTGAAGTGGAAGTGCATAACGGCAAACAGCCTCTGTACTCTTACATTTTCTCTGTCGAGTAAGAAGCTGTTATAAGGGTTAAGGACCGTCTGTATGACAGACGGTCCTATTTATGCGGAATTCGGCCGTATACAGGTTTAAAAGAAATCTGTTAAACTGAAATCAAACTGTAATAGGATGGTTTCTTTCATAAGAGAGGGGTATACAAAG
Protein-coding regions in this window:
- a CDS encoding DAK2 domain-containing protein, yielding MSIKTLDGERFAEMISQGASHLSNNAKMVDALNVFPVPDGDTGTNMNLSMTSGAKEVQKNVQAHIGKVGTALSRGLLMGARGNSGVILSQLFRGFSKSIESKSTITAKDFAQALQTGVDTAYKAVMKPVEGTILTVAKDAAKKAVSESKNEDDLVKLMEAILDEAKASLNRTPDLLPVLKEVGVVDSGGQGLVLVYEGFLAELKGEKVPGTPMALPSMNDLVSAEHHKNVHAHINTEDIEFGYCTEFMVRFEEGKKVFSEDQFRNDLSEFGDSLLVISDDEVAKIHIHAEHPGEVLSYGQKYGSLISMKIENMREQHSSLVGESAKSQPAQKKKQKEKYGIITVTMGSGIAELFKSIGAHEVIEGGQTMNPSTEDIVSAIEKVNAENIIILPNNSNIVMAARQAASVVEENVLVIPSKTVPQGMSALLAFNPGVKPEENEEVMTEALGNVKSGQVTYAVRDTQIDGMDISKNDFMGILNGKIVTKDKVQVQAAVKLLKEMINDEDDILTILYGSESSEEEVSELVKQIETMFSDIEVEVHNGKQPLYSYIFSVE